The stretch of DNA AAGCCTGCGTCGtcaatttcttttttacttcTTATTTTCTATGTCAATTGAATACGCATCCAAAAACACACAGTCATAGACGGTGACGCCGACTGAGACATGGCCGACATGGCTCTTTGGTGAATATCTACTGGATGTTGTGGGTTTGTTAAAGGGTGGGGTGTGAAGAACAAAGAGCTGatatttgctttctttattatatatataaatatatatatatatatatatatatatatatatatatatatatatatatatatatatttgttgttgttcttgaaatatatatatatatatttcaagaacaacaacaacaatatatatatatatatatatatatatatatatatatatatatatatatatgttgttgttgttgaaatatatataaaacaaatatcaCAAGTTAACTCAGTATGAACTGATGTCTTGAAATTAAGAAAAGCAATCACATTCAAGAAATTGTAACAAGCcaaacccatccatccatccatccatccattttcaataccgcttatcctcattagggtcgcgggggcgctggagcctatcccagctgacatagggcgaaggcaggggacaccctggacaggccgccagtccatcgagggcaagcCAAACCCATATTTATCTTAAATAAATTAGTCTTTGAATAATAATCTGTTGAAAGACCACTTGGTATCTTCATCACTATCGGTACCCCGTAGTACATGACCCCCCTTTGGACCCTTTGGTGGCCTCTAAAAGGACTAAAAGGTGCAGATACTGCATTCTTCAGTTGGCTATTGTACCCTACAGCTGTACTGGGATTTTACCAGTTGCACTGGGTACTGATGATTACTTGTAGCTCCACCTCATATCGGTCCATGTTCTCAGAGCCACGTTTCATGCATCAGGTGTTTTGATGAGCCGTCTTGTGTTCTGGCTCGCTGATTGTGCACTTTTGAGTTTGCTGCCTTTGAAAAGCTAAGAAACTTGACAGACTGATGATACGCAGGCCGGTGCTAAATTATGTCTTTAAATACTGTGAAAAGTCATACAATTCCAGCGGATACTTGAAATACCTGAAAATAGATACAGCCGGAGATCAATAACAAGAATAAACTAAATCTTGACACAGCTGCAAAGGGCTCACACGACTCTTGGTCTCTTGGTCTACAAAGGACTCCCCCACACTGAGACTAACCCTCGTTTATATCTTGTCACGCTCCCCCTGGTGGGGAGGAACCGTGCTGATAACGAGTCGGCTGTAAAACAAGGCTGTctgaaccgtgtgtgtgtgtgtgtgtgtgtgtgtgtgtgtaaatcaaaaaaaaaaagggagagataaGTTGCTccgaaaggaaggaaagaaaataaaaaaaacgtttgaatGACAGATTTAGGACGTCTGGAGTTTCTGCATGTGAAGAATGTCAATCACAGTGGCGTCTCACTAATTCACCTTTgatacccccctccccccccccccccccccttctgttcCACAGGACATGACCCAGCAAGCCTTCGCGGGGGACCAACGAATCCTTTACAGCTCTAAGTCATGTGTGAGTATATTGTTTATACGCTCGTTGTTTATCTTTGATAATTAAAGGGGAACTCCACAGATTTTGCATAATAAAGTCTCCACAGGAGAATCTGATAAACTGCCTCATATTATGTCACTTGAGGCAGTTTATCAGACTCGGTTTGGTCAAAAGACGTCATgtatgcaaattaaaaaaaggtgtggAGTTACAAAGAAGTGAACTTACCGGACCTCTGAAGACTGCATTACCAGTATAGCACGCCCGCATCTCAGAAGCAAACTGTCaatcaagttgcattgtgggtaatgtaggcgccaGGTTTTGAAGAAGAACGTGTGGAGTAAAGAGCCCGATATCTCTGGTTGTGCTGCAtgaatatttgttcttttttttctttttttttctaactgtCCATCGTGAGTCTAATAATATTTTACCGTCGTGCGAAGCTAAATCCGAGGACTCTTTTAGACATGCAGAATTCTGCTCACAAtcttttgttctctttcttCCCAAGGAAGCAAAACCACCGGCTGCACAACAACGGCAAAGTGAGAGTTCAGAGAGCTCGTCTGACGTTTACAGTTGGTTAATATATACGGTGTGTCACCTGGTTTTAAAtatgtcttctctctctcttcctctcggAGGTCGGGGGGATGTTCAGCTGCGAATGACCCGTCACCCTCGCGTGGCACCTCACAAATCGTAAGTGGGTAATGAGGAAATATGATCCGCTGGAGATCATCAAACAGAgacaatataatatatcacGCACGTAATCTATGTCTTCTTTCTCAACAGCTGTTGTAAAATTAGGCAGAAATCATCAACATCCTCGTTTGCACAGCTACAGAGAAAAAGCATTAAGGAGAGTGAAGGGAAATAGACGTATAGAATGAGTCAACACAGCGTTTCAGGCTACGTAACAAAggtcaggtcaaaggtcagctagCATTCCTGAAAGCTCTCAGTTTAGATCAATGTGCTCCTGGTTGTTTTCTCTTTACATCCTCTTTTTActctgaaacacatgttcagAGCTATACGCCAACTGAAACTTCTTCCGTGTGCCAAGCAAGTAGGAAACTACtaaaaaatgcaaatgtccTCATCCAGAgccggtgtttggtttgtctgtttaGGGCCACCGTAGAAGCATGGAGATATCAAAGGCTCATTCTGAGCTAACAGAAAGGCAACGATTCTTATTCTTTTAGGTGATTATACAtgaaaacatattatattaatagaTAGATCCCCCTgaatgctacacactggccctgaAGCAAAAAAACCTTTACTGAAACTAAAAAGGCAAAAGTGAAACCTGAAACCTTCAATAAAACTCAACTGAAGAAAAAGAACGCAACTTCTCTGCCCCAAACGAATGGCATCTCACTTTCATCTTGCCTAACTGGGACCTTCCACCTCCCCAGGTGAGCCCAACAGAGCAGGGGTCCAGATCCTGAAACATAATACAAGGTTTCTACGTTGCTGCTGCCATCCCAATTCATCTACGGGCACTCATTACATACCAATAAGCTCTCCAATAATACTGCAGAACTATAGCGTACCGATCTCCGTGCCCAGCCCCTCCCTGCTCAGAGGACACAATTAGGCAAAACCGGTTTACACTCTCCCTTGAAGGCAACCTTTTCACaatattagtgtgtgtttgatgttgaTGGAAATCTTCAGGAAGACTTCAAAGTGTTGAAAACTATGGATCCACCAATATGACACGATCGAATGTACAacgttgtgtgtttttctttgctcGCAGCATGCTCGCTGATGACCTGAAGCTGAGCAGTGATGACGACGACACCCAAAGGGTAGGCgactctgtttttttaaaagttatttagAAGAAGAACGTAATATGTAACTGAcgtaatgttgttttttgtgtctgcATTACTGGAAGATGCATGTTTTATGCTTGTTTTGTAAGATAGCAGTGTCTTCTAATTACACGTGGGATGGGCCAAATGTTTGGtatgacagagacagacacattaaTTGTTTTTCAGGTAATGCTTCATAGtgcgcacacaaacacccacacacacgcagtttAGCTCAACTGCCAATCATGTAAGAACTGTTTCTGTACTTCTGCTACTAAGTCTGATAAGACTTGAAGACACTTCGCTGCTGCTTTGTaagtttctttcttctttttttttggtgcgtgtgtgtgtccctgaagGCAACTCATGGGCCGGCTTCCTGGGTTGGACACAGGTACTAGATTACAATTACCGTGTGGCAATATTGTGCATTTAAGTGGAATTGTGTGATTAACAACTGTATCCGTCTGCCTctatatctctgtgtgtgtgtgtgtgtgtgtgtgtgtgtgtgtgtgtgtgtgtgtgtgtgtgttgactgacAGCCTGTCAGCACAGCGAGCGCACACACATGGCAGGCGAGTGAGACATTCCAGCTCGGACTCTTCGGGCTCAAACTCCACCGCCGAGTCGTGCAGCAGCAGTCTTTACTCCCGGAGCCCCAGCCGGAGCCCAGACGTCCACCCCGACCCGGCATCGCCTGCCGACACGCAGCCCCCGCGCAACAGCAAGGAGGTACCAATGCCGAGCCAcagcctccttcctctccctctgctctcaaTCGTTCCTCCGACCGTGCCCGCCTCGCCTGTACGTCTCTCCCTCTGGTTGTGCGCCCTCGGGTGAATTCTCGACAGGGAGTGGCGGCCTCGAGGCAGTCGACGGCAGGTatggagagggacagaggaaTGAAGAATGACTGTTagttggagaggaggaggaggaggaggaggacgaggaggaggaggggcagagcTAGCTTTGGGAATTAGTGCCTGGGTGTCATGTCAACAGCCCTAGTCTTAAAGAAGAAAGCCCTCGGGAGGTGGAAGTCATCAAGACTCGATCTCATGTTGACATCTACAACTAGAGTTACCTTTGCTTTCCAAACaacagtgcgcacacacacaaaggatgTGGGCTACTTGCATATCATTTTCTCAGATAAGTACCGGTATTGTATGGGTGACTTAGCGCTTGTCGGTATGATGCACTTTAGGAGGCATTGTGGGGGTTGAGACGTGTGCTACGTGGGGATTGAAGGGGGAAACCTGCTCTTCTTTTATGAATGGAAAGCCCTGTAGAACATAGTGGACTCCATTACTAAACATGCACTACGTCGGGCCCCtatagagagggagggagtggagtGTTTGGGgttgggggcggggggagggtgcagtgtggggtgggggtgagggggtggggtgCACAccatgtgtttttcatttacGTGGACTGTTTAAATGTCTCCCAAGGAAGAGATGGGGGTTGGAGTTATGGAAGCAGCGAATCCAGAGTTCCAGGTagcgagagaaaagagggagggccagaaaagaaggagggagagcagTCGAGACGGTACAAGAGATGCAGTGTCTTCTTTGGAAAAGAGGGCGAGGGATGTGgggaggtggtggtgttgggggggggggggtcactgttTGACTTGAGGAGTAGAGGTTTAATTTAGTTCCTGGTCaaagacgagagagagaaacgggaacgtgaaagcgagagagaaagaagttTGCTCTCCAGCCGTGAGTgtcctctttgttttttgttttttttcctgcgtTTTTCTTGTGCTTGTCTCATTTTCGGTTGCCAAGCCAGTTGTTAAGTAAACATTAGGTGATTCATTTGGCATAATTGGATGGGGGTTGAGCTACTGTAAGCACATATGTGGACTGTGAGACCATGTAGAAAGGAGGGTAAAAATGTCAGTTGGAATTTTCGTGAACCCACACTTTTTAGACATGAGTCATAATccagggttgttttttttaattttttttttatgcagttTCAATGGTTTCAACAGCAGCGGGGTCAGATATTTTGTTACGTGCACTTGAAATGGTTCCTTTGCAATGTGAGaatattgtggtatattgtgtTTGTCATTCCTCACGTGGTTAAAGGTCTCTGCTTGCACCTTGTTATCTCTGAACTAACAAATCTAAAGACATGTGTACGgtggtggaatgtaacaaaGTGCATATAATCATGTCCTGTACCCAAGTACAATGTTGACagacttgtactttacttgaatatttcattttttctgCTACTTCACtcctttatatttatatttaggaGCTTCAGTTACTCTTCATATTGGGATGTTTCTACTTTTAAATGatgacacatactgtatgtatgttcCCTGTTCCCATATAACATCCTTCTTATCAAGtcactttaaaatatttgtctttCAAATATGAAAATAGAGTCATACAAGGAACCAAATGTAGTCATAATTGTGTTCATACAATCTGGGCTGTTTTGAACTGAGACTCAACTTCGCACCTGTCTTCAAGTCATAGAAGGTGTGCATTAAGCCTCACTATTAGCAACGATTGATTTTAATTTCATGTGGTTTATGATTCATATTCGTTTCTCTCTCCTGTGCTTTCTTAAGACTGATCACCCCTCCGTGGCCCAGTGGCAGTTGGATAAATGGCTGAAGAAGTCCCGGAGAAAATCTTCCAGCGGTGACCGAGTGCCCTCCGAGAGCATTCCAGGACGTCCTCCCTCTCCCCACACCCAAAGAGCCCCATCTCCAGCCAGGTCCTGGGACAGCAATCAGGAATACAGCCCTAGCCAGAGCCCTATTCCCAGCCCACAATTCAATTTCAGCCACCAGACCTGCCACCTACCTAGCCCTGGTTACAGCTTCTGCCCTAGCCCCAGCCCATTCCCCAGCACATGCCCAAGTCCCAGCCCGAGCCCCGGGCCCAGCCCGATACCCAGTCCGGCTCCAAGTGTTTGTCCCAGTCCGTGTGGGAGCCCGAGAGCCAGCCGTAGCCCCAGCCCTATACCGAGAGACCCTCCAAGAAGCCCCAGTCCAGGCCCACCTGCTCTTTCCAGGGTTCGGCACTGCCCTGAGGTTCAGAGAACACAACCTAGCCTAACGATCAATCCCCACAGGACGAAAAACAGGTCATGGATTACCCCATTGCCTAACACCGAAACCAGGAGCAAGCCTACAAACAGCACTCATCCTCAGCCGCCTCACCAGCACAGGCCCAAGACTCGACCCGCACAGGACCGAGAGCAAAGCAAACCCAAGACTTCTACTGTTTTAAACTCTAACCAGAGTCACAGCCATAAATCTAGACCCACGTCGAACTTTCATCCTAGTTCTAAACAGCTCTCTGAGGCTCCCAAACACACTTCACATTTTGAGCAAATCCAGAGTAGCAGATCCAACCACAACTCCAACCACAAGCCCAGGCCTACATTTCAATCTAGCTCACAACTTAGCCCAAAAACATCAAAGCACTTAGTTCCCACTAATCGTGAAACCCACTCTGGTCATAGTTCACGATCCCAATCTACCCCGAAAGTTGCAACTAATCATAATACGGGGTTGAGCTCCAGATCAAACAATAGCCTTAAACCCAGGGCCAAGTCTTCGGAGGCTACAGCCCCAACTCCTGTGCATGTTAATCATACTACAACAACACGGAAGAAACCCCAGTCCAAGGGTCAGGAGGGAGACCTCAGAGGAGATCATCTGACCCAAGCTGAGGGGAGGGAACacgagagaaaagaggacagatctcggaaaaaacaacaaaggaaACCGGAGAGAAAGGTAGACAGGAGGCTGGCGGAGGAGCAGCTGCATAGACGTCCCTGGATCCATAGTTcgacagaagaagaggaggaggaggaggaggaggaggaggaggagggagagatagagaagcagagcaggagagaggaaacaacaagggttgaaaacaggagagggagggacCAGCAACTTAGACGTGAATGGCAAACCGTCCAGGTCCAACCAGGACTGCTGACCAACACTGAGCGACACCGTCAAGAAGACGACTCACACCATCAGGGGAGGACGAAAAAGGGAGGGagaagtgaggaggagagagagttcCCGAAAGACCCGTCGCCTCCTCCGTCACGTTCCCCGACTCCTCGCAGACCATCCTCCTCGCCCTCGGGCTCCTCCTCTGCAAATTCAGATCCGGAATCTGAATATCAGGCTCCGATCACCAAAGTGCCAGCGGACTCCACGTCTTACAAGAGAGGGCGGCAAGGTCCGGGCAGGCCCGACGCCAACAGACCGAAGGTCGTGCACCCCAGAGGACCCGCCTCGGGTCATCCaagagaggagcagcagagtgAGGGGAAGCAAAAACTCTACACCCTGGTCCCATTCGGGCGAGGTGAACAAACCACAGGGCCTTCCCGGCGAGGGCTCAGGAACCTGGTGGTGCAGATAGACCtctgtcttctcaaaagggtccCGGACAGAACCCCGAGTTCCACTGTTAAgaaaccctcctcctcttcctccccttcatcCACCAGGGACAAGCAAAGAGAGGCCATGAAACACCTGTTTGTCCCCGAGGCTGTGACGAAAGACGGCAAAAGGAAACGCAAGGTAGACGAGGCCTGTGTATTTCCTcgatgtgtatatatgtaagCATCGATACGGGCGTGTTCTTCAacgcgggtgtgtgtgtgtgttttgtgtgtgtgaccagtTGGAGAATGGAGTGTCACACAGAGAAAGCAAGAGGAGTATTCCTCATGCAAATGACCTGCCGGGCCACACGGAGGCCGTATCTCACACGGCGGAGCGCAACTTTGTGACGGAGACCGTGCACAACGGGTACAAATAACGCTGGAAAACGCACACCACACAGACGCAAGTGCGATCGTACTGTTCGCACAACTACAATGCGCGtgttgtacgtgtgtgtgtgtgtgtgtgtgtgtgtgtgtgtacttgcagGTACTTGGAGGAGTACTTGGACAGCAAGAGGCCGCTGTCGCCGCTGTCTCCTCTGTCCGACAGCCCTCGGTCCACCAAGCCTCTCCCCAAATCGAAGACGTCAGAGCAGCACCACGTCCACAAGAGCAGAGACAAGAATAGAGATTCCGCTTTAAAGGTCTGACAGAGAAGTGCTTGTTTAGATCATCCCGAATTTTTATTTCTCGCTTTTTGGTTtacttcaccttttttttttaatttccttcacCCTGTCTCACCGCACAGCCCAAGATGGAGGTGGAATGTGCAAAAGTGTCGAGACCGCCGTCCGAGTCCTGGGGCCTGGCGGGTCACAGGGGCGCCGTGCCGAGCAATGAGACGTGAGCCACGCGCCGTTtcgtgtgatatatatatatatatatatatatatatatatatatatatatatatatatatatatacgcaccgACCAGACGTCCATGTGTGTTGTGATGTGTACTGGTGGCCGGAAAAAGGCGTTGCGACTGCACAGCACTTATTGTTCTGTATTTCTGTGCATCTTAGTCCGCACCACGCTGAGTACTACTTACATGAAGCTAAAAGGATGAAGCACCGTGCAGACGCAATGGTGAGTCATTGATCTCGGGTCTGAATGTAAATTGCGGCCAGTGAAGctaaaactccccccccccacacacacacacacaccacccccctcccacccagGAAGAATAGCCGCTGCTTTGGCTGCAGCTATTAGcgatattaatacatttaatcaaATGAAAATTGAAGAAGCACATTTTGGGAGGTGAAGTGTGAAGTTGAGCTCAGTaagaaaagcacacaaacaGTTTCATGtacacactttgttttcagGGACGGTACAAAGTACCTCATGAGAAACATAAAGAAACTGTATGCATGAACTATATAGTGTATTTGAATGCTAAGCCACGAGGCCTGTGTCAAATTACTTTGGATTTTTGATAGGTTCATATTTGATGAGCAAATCAGAGAAGTCAAATAAGCGTTTTTAGGTAGACCAGTAAAGAGGACGCTGCATTAatctaaaaaaactaaagataCATTATACGTTTTTTTTTGGCATCTTGTGGAGACATGAACTCTGTTAttgtaagttttttttaatgtatttttgtatggTAAATGGCAGTAATGTTGGTTCAGGGTTGTGTAACATAAATAACACCTAGAATTTGTGAGCGATGTGGTATATTTACAGGGAGAGAGATGCTCAATAAGAACATATTCACTGCCCAAGAAAGTCTTAAAGAGATCTTCGtctattacaacaacaaaaaaacaacaacaaaaatggaAGTTACTGAGTGATTCAGTCACATAGTGTTTCCAAAACTCAAAACATGAATTCTTTAGCTGTTATCCAAGTGAGAGTTGCATCTTTAAACACATGTTGTGACCCCACATATCTGCTAAAACCAGGGAGAAAACAATATTACATCTAATATTTCCactatgcattttatttgtaacacactttgttattaaaaaaagaatctcagagtgccacagaggcAGTACATAGTTCAAAACAAACTAGCTGAcagtgatttaacacaaagcCTCCCTCCACTCGTCTGTCTGGCTTGACTGAAGCTGGCAAATGAAGGTGAAGAGACTCACACTTGTTATTGGACacctttgatttttttttaccaccttttttgttttttgtgctaAACACCTCCTGGATACACCGTTCTACAAAGAGCTCATTCCTACTTGTTTTAGACACTTGAGGCTATGAAACTATTTCTTTcatgtttgtctctctctctcccatcctgACTTATGTTGCATGTCTTACATCCATGTCATCCAGGTGGATAAGCTGGGGAAGGCTGTGAATTACGTGGACGCCGCCCTCTCCTTTATGGAATGTGGGAAAGCAATGGAGGAAGGGCCACTAGAGGCCAAGTCTCCTTATACCATGTACTCAGAGACAGTGGAGCTAATTAGGTGAATTGCAAAttcatgcaacaacaaaaaaacaagatacaagacatttctttttattttgagaaacaaACATACACTCTCAGACATATACGTGAGCTGCAGCTCAATTGGTAACCGCCCCCTGTGTGTCTTAAGGTACGCAATGAGGCTGAAGAGCCACTCCGGCCCTGGAGCGAGACAGGAAGACAAACAGCTGGCGGTTCTGTGGTGCGCATGTAGTTTTCATCTGTTTACGCCACATATGTATCTATCATCACATTGAAGGAGGACCTGCATTTCGACGATGATTTGCGGGCCACTGACCggagtctctttgttgttgtcgtccaCAGTTTCCGATGCCTCGCCCTCCTCTACTGGCAAATGTTTCGGTTAAAGAAGGACCATGCATTTAAGTATTCCAAAGTTCTGTTGGACTACTTTAAGgtacatctaaaaaaaaattcaaaaaacaGGTTCTGGGTACATCCAGAGAGATTTCTGGACGGTTTTGGGCCGGATGTAAACATCTGGGTTTGGGTGGCTAATTGATGGTGTCATTACAGAGTTCTCCCAAAGTGCCTTCTACACCACCCTGTTGGAGTGACTCTGGGAAGTAGGTGGATAATAACTATATTACATGATCTCTGTTTGATTCATTTTGCTTTTCATTCGAGCCACCAAAATGCTCATTGATCCCTACCACGCTGAATGTGCATGTATTTTCATCACCAGGAGCACGGGAGGAACACCTTCTTCCCTCTCGCCCAACGCCAAACACCTCGGACGGGGTTCACAGGAGGCCAGCGCCTTCCCCTCTCTCATCAGCATTCCCCAACGTATCCACCAGATGGCAGCAAATCACCTGAACATTACCAACAGTGTCCTGTACAGCTACGAGTACTGGGAGGTGGCAGACAACCTCACACAGGAGAATAAAGGTATAGAAGCGCCTCtgatgaacatgaacatgagccACACGTGTAAAAATTGATGTTTTGTGAGGATTTTGAGATCACTgtcttcatttcattttttttccattacagAGTTCTTCAACTACTTGAATACTTTGTCTGGGCCATTGACTCTTCACAGTAGCATCGCTCATGCTGTCCAATACACCAGGCAGGCTCTTCAGTGGATACGCATTAGTGCCAAACTGAACTAACAAGGAGAGGATTTACAATAATCTGTCTCGCTTTGAAGAGGCAAGACTCTGGATCTCTATGCAGCCGACAGGAGAGCGCCGATACCTTCAGAGCTGTTGGTTGAAATCCCGTGGAGCCCGACGATCCTCAGAGGATGTTGGGGTGCTCACTTTGTGCAAAGCCTTCTGAAGGAGCAGTCTTTGAACGTGTCACTGATGAACTATACCTGCAGCTTCTTCCTTTACCGTTGGATTAAACTGAGGAGTCGTGTGTGCTATGGATTCAAAGTCTGTAATAATTTGCCAAATGTCCTGCGTTGACAGAAACGGGACTttcttttttgatactttggaAGAAATCGTTTACCCAGCAGACTTTTTCTCTCGggccaaaacagaaaaaaaaagttcatcaAAATCCACTTTCTACCAAGTAGGAAACGTGTCTGCATCTTTTCTAATGAAggttttaattatatatatatattttttaataaatatcttttgttttcacttttacatgtttttactgTGCAATATTCTGtttttagaagaaaagaaaaaagaacgaaagaaataaaatgttgagtGAGTTGCTGACATTCTTTtatggaaaacaaatatttgtgtatttgtgttatttattttgtgaacaATTGAAGTCGAAGAGGTCACACACGTCATGGTATTGTGTCTGGTTCAGGagtttgcattttaaaataccAGCTTCTTACAGCCTTAGCGGAAAAGCtatcattaatttttttattatttgaattgtacaacaaacaaaagatgTGGCATGGGAAGGTATGAATGTGGGAAATTCTGCAGATACAGGCGTACACTGTTTCTTCTGCGTCATTATTAGTCATCATTTATGAACAAGGATGCCCCAAATACACGGAAACTTGTTTC from Cyclopterus lumpus isolate fCycLum1 chromosome 21, fCycLum1.pri, whole genome shotgun sequence encodes:
- the aff3 gene encoding AF4/FMR2 family member 2 isoform X2; this encodes MPTVLAGKGKLSIGGFLLGCAYSQDMTQQAFAGDQRILYSSKSCEAKPPAAQQRQSRGDVQLRMTRHPRVAPHKSMLADDLKLSSDDDDTQRATHGPASWVGHSLSAQRAHTHGRRVRHSSSDSSGSNSTAESCSSSLYSRSPSRSPDVHPDPASPADTQPPRNSKETDHPSVAQWQLDKWLKKSRRKSSSGDRVPSESIPGRPPSPHTQRAPSPARSWDSNQEYSPSQSPIPSPQFNFSHQTCHLPSPGYSFCPSPSPFPSTCPSPSPSPGPSPIPSPAPSVCPSPCGSPRASRSPSPIPRDPPRSPSPGPPALSRVRHCPEVQRTQPSLTINPHRTKNRSWITPLPNTETRSKPTNSTHPQPPHQHRPKTRPAQDREQSKPKTSTVLNSNQSHSHKSRPTSNFHPSSKQLSEAPKHTSHFEQIQSSRSNHNSNHKPRPTFQSSSQLSPKTSKHLVPTNRETHSGHSSRSQSTPKVATNHNTGLSSRSNNSLKPRAKSSEATAPTPVHVNHTTTTRKKPQSKGQEGDLRGDHLTQAEGREHERKEDRSRKKQQRKPERKVDRRLAEEQLHRRPWIHSSTEEEEEEEEEEEEEGEIEKQSRREETTRVENRRGRDQQLRREWQTVQVQPGLLTNTERHRQEDDSHHQGRTKKGGRSEEEREFPKDPSPPPSRSPTPRRPSSSPSGSSSANSDPESEYQAPITKVPADSTSYKRGRQGPGRPDANRPKVVHPRGPASGHPREEQQSEGKQKLYTLVPFGRGEQTTGPSRRGLRNLVVQIDLCLLKRVPDRTPSSTVKKPSSSSSPSSTRDKQREAMKHLFVPEAVTKDGKRKRKLENGVSHRESKRSIPHANDLPGHTEAVSHTAERNFVTETVHNGYLEEYLDSKRPLSPLSPLSDSPRSTKPLPKSKTSEQHHVHKSRDKNRDSALKPKMEVECAKVSRPPSESWGLAGHRGAVPSNETPHHAEYYLHEAKRMKHRADAMVDKLGKAVNYVDAALSFMECGKAMEEGPLEAKSPYTMYSETVELIRYAMRLKSHSGPGARQEDKQLAVLCFRCLALLYWQMFRLKKDHAFKYSKVLLDYFKSSPKVPSTPPCWSDSGKSTGGTPSSLSPNAKHLGRGSQEASAFPSLISIPQRIHQMAANHLNITNSVLYSYEYWEVADNLTQENKEFFNYLNTLSGPLTLHSSIAHAVQYTRQALQWIRISAKLN
- the aff3 gene encoding AF4/FMR2 family member 2 isoform X1, encoding MPTVLAGKGKLSIGGFLLGCAYSQVTRSQHKSCAKYILEDMTQQAFAGDQRILYSSKSCEAKPPAAQQRQSRGDVQLRMTRHPRVAPHKSMLADDLKLSSDDDDTQRATHGPASWVGHSLSAQRAHTHGRRVRHSSSDSSGSNSTAESCSSSLYSRSPSRSPDVHPDPASPADTQPPRNSKETDHPSVAQWQLDKWLKKSRRKSSSGDRVPSESIPGRPPSPHTQRAPSPARSWDSNQEYSPSQSPIPSPQFNFSHQTCHLPSPGYSFCPSPSPFPSTCPSPSPSPGPSPIPSPAPSVCPSPCGSPRASRSPSPIPRDPPRSPSPGPPALSRVRHCPEVQRTQPSLTINPHRTKNRSWITPLPNTETRSKPTNSTHPQPPHQHRPKTRPAQDREQSKPKTSTVLNSNQSHSHKSRPTSNFHPSSKQLSEAPKHTSHFEQIQSSRSNHNSNHKPRPTFQSSSQLSPKTSKHLVPTNRETHSGHSSRSQSTPKVATNHNTGLSSRSNNSLKPRAKSSEATAPTPVHVNHTTTTRKKPQSKGQEGDLRGDHLTQAEGREHERKEDRSRKKQQRKPERKVDRRLAEEQLHRRPWIHSSTEEEEEEEEEEEEEGEIEKQSRREETTRVENRRGRDQQLRREWQTVQVQPGLLTNTERHRQEDDSHHQGRTKKGGRSEEEREFPKDPSPPPSRSPTPRRPSSSPSGSSSANSDPESEYQAPITKVPADSTSYKRGRQGPGRPDANRPKVVHPRGPASGHPREEQQSEGKQKLYTLVPFGRGEQTTGPSRRGLRNLVVQIDLCLLKRVPDRTPSSTVKKPSSSSSPSSTRDKQREAMKHLFVPEAVTKDGKRKRKLENGVSHRESKRSIPHANDLPGHTEAVSHTAERNFVTETVHNGYLEEYLDSKRPLSPLSPLSDSPRSTKPLPKSKTSEQHHVHKSRDKNRDSALKPKMEVECAKVSRPPSESWGLAGHRGAVPSNETPHHAEYYLHEAKRMKHRADAMVDKLGKAVNYVDAALSFMECGKAMEEGPLEAKSPYTMYSETVELIRYAMRLKSHSGPGARQEDKQLAVLCFRCLALLYWQMFRLKKDHAFKYSKVLLDYFKSSPKVPSTPPCWSDSGKSTGGTPSSLSPNAKHLGRGSQEASAFPSLISIPQRIHQMAANHLNITNSVLYSYEYWEVADNLTQENKEFFNYLNTLSGPLTLHSSIAHAVQYTRQALQWIRISAKLN
- the aff3 gene encoding AF4/FMR2 family member 1 isoform X4, which gives rise to MPTVLAGKGKLSIGGFLLGCAYSQVTRSQHKSCAKYILEDMTQQAFAGDQRILYSSKSCEAKPPAAQQRQSRGDVQLRMTRHPRVAPHKSMLADDLKLSSDDDDTQRATHGPASWVGHSLSAQRAHTHGRRVRHSSSDSSGSNSTAESCSSSLYSRSPSRSPDVHPDPASPADTQPPRNSKETDHPSVAQWQLDKWLKKSRRKSSSGDRVPSESIPGRPPSPHTQRAPSPARSWDSNQEYSPSQSPIPSPQFNFSHQTCHLPSPGYSFCPSPSPFPSTCPSPSPSPGPSPIPSPAPSVCPSPCGSPRASRSPSPIPRDPPRSPSPGPPALSRVRHCPEVQRTQPSLTINPHRTKNRSWITPLPNTETRSKPTNSTHPQPPHQHRPKTRPAQDREQSKPKTSTVLNSNQSHSHKSRPTSNFHPSSKQLSEAPKHTSHFEQIQSSRSNHNSNHKPRPTFQSSSQLSPKTSKHLVPTNRETHSGHSSRSQSTPKVATNHNTGLSSRSNNSLKPRAKSSEATAPTPVHVNHTTTTRKKPQSKGQEGDLRGDHLTQAEGREHERKEDRSRKKQQRKPERKVDRRLAEEQLHRRPWIHSSTEEEEEEEEEEEEEGEIEKQSRREETTRVENRRGRDQQLRREWQTVQVQPGLLTNTERHRQEDDSHHQGRTKKGGRSEEEREFPKDPSPPPSRSPTPRRPSSSPSGSSSANSDPESEYQAPITKVPADSTSYKRGRQGPGRPDANRPKVVHPRGPASGHPREEQQSEGKQKLYTLVPFGRGEQTTGPSRRGLRNLVVQIDLCLLKRVPDRTPSSTVKKPSSSSSPSSTRDKQREAMKHLFVPEAVTKDGKRKRKLENGVSHRESKRSIPHANDLPGHTEAVSHTAERNFVTETVHNGYLEEYLDSKRPLSPLSPLSDSPRSTKPLPKSKTSEQHHVHKSRDKNRDSALKPKMEVECAKVSRPPSESWGLAGHRGAVPSNETWISWGRL